The window AGGTTATTGCTCATCAGTGGTATTGGTCTTATGTTTGTCCTCTTTTTAAAAATTTTTCTTATAAGTTAAGTGATTGCTTTTTTTTTTCTTATGAGTACGACTCTTTGTTTGAGGAGGATAGTAAAATCTCTCCTCGTCTTTTAGGTTGTTCTTCTGATTTGATTTTACCTGTTAATATGGTTTCTCGTTTATTGATCTCTTCTTCTGATGTTATTCATTCTTTTGCTGTCCCTTCTTTGGGTTTGAAGGTTGATGCCCTACCTGGACGAATCAATCAATTATTTGTTTTTCCTTCTCGTTTAGGGGTTTTTTATGGACAGTGTTCTGAAATTTGTGGGTCTAACCATTCTTTTATACCTATTAGATTGAAGGTTTCTTCTTTGAGGGTTTATGATAATGTTTCTAAATTATATTTATTACATTCTATGGAAGAGGTTTTAAGAGAGGGTAAGATTAATATTTAACCTATAAGCTTCAGTTTTTAGAAATATAGTTTTGTCGGAACTAAGATTTTTTGCTTAGTGCTTCCCCAAATAATATCACTACCTTGGGTTTTTGTATTTTTTTTTCTTTTTTTAAGTGTTTTTATTCTTTCTTTGTTAATTTCTTCTAGTTATAACATTTTTATGTGTTCTCGAAAGGTAATGAAAATTAATTCTATTACAATTCCTTGATAGTTTTTAAAATGATAATAAATCTTTTTTCTATTTTTGATCCTTCTTTGAGTATGTTTTCTTTTTCTTGAGTCGTATGTTATTTTATTTTTACTATTTTTCCTTCTATCTATTGGGTAGGGGGGCATTTTTCTCTTTCTTTTTTAGGTCTTTTTTATTTTAGAAAAAATGAGGTTGATTATGGTTTGGCTAAGATTTCTAAAGGGGTGTATAAGTTTATTCTTAGGGTTTTTGTTCTAATTTTGTTTTATAACTTTTTTGCTATTTTTCCTCATGTTTTTTCTATTACCTCACATCTCTCGGTAACTTTTCCTTTAGCTTATAGATTTTGGGTTGGAATTATTTTTTTTAGTTTTTTTAAATCTTTAAATGATTTTTTGGTACACCTTATTCCTGTGGGGACTCCCTTGGGGTTAATTAGTTTTATAGTTTTGGTAGAGCTTTTGAGAAATCTTATTCGACCTATGGCTCTTATGTTTCGTCTTACTGCTAATATAATGGCGGGACATTTATTAATAAGATTGATTGGTAGTTTTGTTTTAACCTTTCCTTTTTATTTTTTGTTTTTAGGGGGATTGTTTCAAAGATTGTTGGTTTTTATGGAATTAGGGGTTTCTGTTATTCAAGCTTATGTGTTTTCTACTCTTTTGTTGCTTTATCTTTCTGAGGGAGAAACATCTCATTAATTTAGAAATGAAAAAATTTAATCCTTTTCATTTAGTAGAATTGAGTCCTTGGCCTATCTTAACGTCTTTTTCTTTTCTAAGATTTGCCTTAGGTGTTGTTGTAATAGTTCGGTGTTTTGATGTTTATCCTTTTTTAATCTCATTATTAGTTTTATTATATTCTTCTTTTTTATGGGGTCGGGATATTCATCGAGAGGGGTGTTATAGTGGAAACCATAATTTTGAGGTAACCGTGGGTTTTAAGGTAGGTATGGTTTTATTTATTTTGTCTGAGTGTTTTTTCTTTTTAGGAATGTTTTGAGGTTATTTTCATTTAGCGGAACTACCTGCGGTAGAGGTAGGAGGGGTTTGACCTTCTTTGGGGGTGGCCCCCTTTGATCCTAAAGGGGTTCCATTTTTAAATACTATTTTATTAGTTTCTTCTGGGGTTTCTGTGACCTGATGCCACCATTCTATGGAAGAGGGTGAGTACAAAATTAGAGTGGTCTCTTTAGTATTTACTTTACTTTTGGGCTTATTTTTCACTTGCTTACAAGGACTAGAGTATTATGTTGCTAGTTTTACTTTTTCTTGTTCTTGTTATTCTTCTGTTTATTTTATGGGAACAGGTTTTCATGGTTTACATGTAATTATTGGGAGGGCCTTGCTTATGATTTGTTTGTTTCGATTTTATTTTTTACATATTAGGCCCAATCATAGAGTTGGATTTGAGTGTTCTGTGTGGTATTGACATTTTGGGGATGTGGTTTGGTTTTGTCTTTATTTAACTTTTTATTGATGGGGAGTTTAGGGTAAAACTTTTTAGTATATAAAGTATAATTAATTTCCAATTAATAGGATACTTGAAAGTTTTGTTTTTTTTTATATTTTTGTTTGTTTTAATTATTGTTTTGGTTTTTTGCTCATTGGTTTTTGGTTTGTCTTTTTTTTTTGAAGGATGCGAGACCTTGAAAAGTTCTCCTTTTGAGTGTGGTTTTCAACCTTTTTCTATAAGAGGCTCATCTTTTTCTATACCCTTTTTTATTATTTCTTTAATATTTTTATTGTTTGATGTGGAGATTATCATTATAAGATTTCCCCCTTTTGTTGGGGAGGGGTTTGTTTTTTTCTACTGATTAGTAGTTTTGATGGTTTTATTAGCCACCTGTTATGAGTGAGTTAGTGGTATTTTAAGATGGATTTTTAGCTTTAAATATTAGTTTCGACCTAATTTTTTTTTCTTGGCTAATGAAACAACTTAAAGCTAAAAGCTTAGGGGCTCATAATCTCTAGAGGTTAGTTGTTTTGTCTTTATATCTTGTTAATTTTGAAAGTTGACTTTGCTTTTAGCTAAAGACTTTACTTCTATGATTTTTAGGTTTGCAACCTAATGTATTATAAAACTTAAGAAGTTTCACACCTAGGGTTATTCTATGTAAGATTACGGCTTTGGGAGTTGTAGAACCACCCCCTTGGATAGACTTTCTGGGAAGGCTGTAAACTTTCTTTTTTGTGTTATCTTAAGGGTTTAAGATATAATTAATCTTTATGCCTTTTAAGCATATAAAGCTTTTGCAACTCTTCCAAATTTAGTTTTAGCGAATATCTCTTTGTTAATGAGAAGGCTTAGTTTTTGGTGGGTTAGATAGAAGCTTGTTTTTTGTTTATATTTTTATTTTATGGGGGATATCTGATTTTTCCAATAGTTGAATTTTTAAAAAATATGTTAAAGGGTGAGAAGACAAAGTTTGTGCCAGCAGTCGCGGTCATACCTTATTCTTAAAATTTGCTTTTCTTTTAAGATTTTAATTTTTAGTTTTATACTTTAGGGGTGAAATTTTAAAGTAAGGTTTTTTAGTTGAATGAGTGTAACTTGTTAAAAAATAGGATTAGATACCCTAGTATTTTAAGGGTTATTTTTAGGTATTAAATTATTTTAATTAAACTTAATCTTTCTGGCGGTTTACTACCCTTTCACAGGAATTTGTTAATTTTAAAAGATAACCCGCTTTTATTATAACCAGTTTTATATTTTATGTACGGCTGTTAAGCTTTAATTTGATTATTTTTGCTATAAAATTTTTCTTAAAGTTCAGGTCTATGTGTAGAGAATAGATTGGTTTTTAATTAGTTACCCTAATAGGGATAGGTTTTTATTTACTTATTAAATATGGATGTGAAAGTAAAATAAGAATAAAATTCTTGTTTGATTAGGACCTAGTGAAAGTACATATCGCCCGTCACTCTTTTGATAGATAAGTCGTAACAAAGTAGGGGTACCGGAAGGTGTCTCTTGTTTAGAGTCTTTATTTTTTTGCTTACAACAAAAAATCTTTAAAACTCTTTTCTTTTTTGTTTTTAGGGTTTATGCTATATCTTGGTGTGTTTTTTTGTGGATCTTGTTTTCCTGTATGGGTTTGTTAATATTTCTAGATTACCTTTTGTATAAGGGTTAATAGAGTGAGGTATTTTTATTTTTTAGAACATAGAAGATCTTATGGGAATTTTTATTTTTATATTATGGTAAATTTTTTTAAGGAGTAATACGCTTTCGTTTCTTTAGTTAACTAAGTATGAATGAGAAAATGAGGGGTAACCCCTTTCTTTTAAAATTTTTATTTTTGGAGCTATCCTTTAATAGTAAGGGTTTGTGTAATAACTTTTGTGTTTTTGTTTAGTTTGTTTAGTTTTTATAGATTTTAATAAATTATTAGATTAGTAGAAAAGAGGTTTATGGTGTATGGGTTTATTTTTATTAATGTTTTTAATGTTAATTTTATCTTACTAATTAACCCTAAGACTGGTTATTAAAACCATAGCTATAATTTTTATAGTTTTTTCTGCTCTATGGGGAGACCTGAATGGCTGTGATTTTCACACTAAGGTAGCGAGGTCATTAGTTATTTAATTAGTAACTTGTATGAATGAAATTTCTTAGGTAAAATTATTTTTTATTTTTAATTTATATTATTGTTGAAAATAACAATTTATCTTTTAAGACTAAAAGACCCTGGGATTTTTATAAATTCAATATTTATTTAGTTGGGGCAATGGAATTATTTAAATAAAAATAAATTTTTATTTTGTTGAACTTTTAATAGAGACAGATAGATAAAATACCCCAGGGATAACAGCTTAATCACTTTTGTTAGTTCTTATATATAAGGTGGTTTGAGACCTCGATGTTGGATTAAAAGCACCCCTAGGTGAAGAAGCTTGGTTAGGCGGGACTGTTCGTCCCTTAAAATTTTACATGATCTGAGTTAAAGTCGGCGTGAGCCAGACTGGATTTTATCTAAAAGGTGGTTTTACTTATAGTTTAGTACGAAAGGACCAGCTATGAGTCATTGCTGATAATAATTTTTAAAGCTTTAGGTTAAAAATAAAACTATACGTCTTCAAAATGTATGATTTCAAGCTTTTAGGGGTAGGGGTTATTAAAGATTAGGTCAAGTTAATTCCTAATCTTTTATAGGAAGAATATTGTTCTTGATAATATTAATACTCTTAGACTACAAGGAAGGTATGTCTTTCAACAAAGATGTATTAATTTGTCATACCGTAGGCGAGGAAAACAACACCGTACTCAGATAAACATAAAACAAACTAAGAAAGTTTTTAACAAAGATAATGATAACCCTAGGAAGAATAAATTAGATACAAATCTAAGAAACATGATTATTCCGTATTCTATAATAAAGATTAATGCGAATAATCCTCCTCCGTACTCAATATTAAATCCAGAAACGATTTCAGACTCTCCTTCAGCTAAGTCAAAAGGAGTCCGGTTACTCTCAGCTATGCATATTATCATTCAACAAAAAAATAAGGGAATTGACAAAAAACAAAATCATATATTTTCTTGCATTAATTTTAATTTTATAATTGAGTATGAGTTTATCAAATAAAATAAAATAAAAAGGAAGATTATAAAACACACCTCGTAAGAGATAATCTGTCTGATTGCCCGATACCCACCAATAATTGAGTACTTGGAGTTTGACCCTCATCTTGTTATTAAGAATACAAATACGGAGAGGCTTATAATGGCTAAAATAGAAAAAATTTTTAATTTATTGTTTATTCTTGAAAATACTCTCTCATATCACAATCAACATATTATTATTAAAAATATTCCAAGTAAAGGGGCCCCTACGAATATAAAAATTTTTAGTGGTTGAAGTTTACTGTTTTCTTTAGTAAATAATTTAGTTGCATCTGTGATTGGTTGAAGCAAACCCATAATTAACACCTTATTCGGACCTTTTCGGTAGTGCATTAACCTTATGATTTTTCGTTCTACTAATGTAAAAAAAGCAATACCTAGTAGAACTCCAATGGTAGAAAAAATAGAGGATAAGTAGAAAATCGTGATGATGAAAAATAGAAGAGGGGGGGGGTTATTTTTAATCTCTTTATTTATTCACGAATAGGATTGTATTATTTTTTTTGTCGGGTTGAAAAAGGACGTATTTATGCATTTTATTGAAATGATTACTATAAATATTACAAATATTAACGAATAAGAGAATCTAGTTATATTTATAGTTTTTTCTAATGAATACATGTACTTTTCTTCCGGGACGTGTAAAGCAAGTGTTATTATAATGGTTACACTTATGATAGTGTTTATCTTTAAATTATTTTTTCTTTCGTAGGTTGAACATAGAGAACAATATAGAAATAAGATTATTATTCCTGAAGAAAATGAGATAATTAATGAGCAAGGGATAAAAATTGAATTACACATTAAATAAAGTACCCCCCTTATCAGAGTCCTTGTTATTGTTAAGAATAAGGATAATTTAAAGGGGGATCTAGATTGTTTGATTAAAGTGAGTGCTCAAATTCTTGAGATAATTAAAAGCAATCCTCTTAATGCTTCTGATTTACAAAATCAGGGTTATCTTAGAACTTAAGAGGAGTTTAAATGTTAAGAGGGTTTTTAATCACAGTTTTTTTTTATTTTTATTTAATTGTTTGTAGTAGGGTTAATATCTTGACATTGCTTGTTTTGGTTGAGTTTCTGATTTTGTTTTGTTTTCTTCATTTGGTTTTAATAGGGTTTTCTTATTTGACTTGTTTGTTTTTTATTTTAATTGGTGTATGCATGGGGGCATATTCTATTTGTGTTTTTATTTTTCTTTATCGTTGTAAGGTTTCTTCTTATTTGTTTAGTAGAACTATGATAGAGTTTTCTTAGGAAAAATGATAATTTTTTTGATTTTGAAGTTTTTATCTTTTTTTCTATTATTGGAAAATTTGTTTTCTTTGTGACTAATTCCTGTTTTTATTGGATCGTTGTTGTTTTTATCCCTTGGTGATTTTTTTGTGTCTCCGGTGTTAATGGGTGTATTGGGGGTAGATTATTTTAGTGTCTTTATAATTTTTATTACTGTTTGAGTGTTTTATTTTTGTGTTTTTTATTTTAAAAGATTTATTTCTTTCTATTATGTATGATTTATGTTTTTTTCTTTGGTATTGTGCTTTTTGATGGATAATTTTTTTTTATTTTATTTCTTTTTTGAGTTGGTTTTTCTTTTAATGTTTGTTTTTCTTCTTAGGTGGGGTAAAACTATAGAGCGTATGCAAGCTTCTTTTTATATGTTTTTTTATACTTTTGTTTTTTCTTTACCTTTTTTTGTATTTATGGTTTACTGTTTTAATGATTTAATGAGTCTTAGTTTTTTTTCTTTGTTTTTATTTGATAGTTTTTGGAGGTGAATTTTTTTATTTATTATTATAGTTTTTATTGTTAAACTTCCTCTTTATGGCGTGCATCTATGGCTTCCTAAAGCTCATGTAGAGGCTCCTGTAACTGGCTCAATACTCCTTGCAGGAGTATTATTGAAGCTAGGGGCTTATGGGTTATACCGATTTTTTCCTTTTTTAGTATATTTCACTAATTGTTTTTTTTTTTGAAATATTTTTTTTTATCTATCTTTAATTGGTGGTCTCATTGTTTCTATGGTTTGTCTTCGTCAAAGGGATTTGAAAATTATTATTGCTTATTCTTCTGTGGTTCACATAAGTTTTATGATGGTTGGTTTTATTTCTTTTAGGGAGATAGGTTTGATGGGTGCCTTATTAATATTAGTTGCTCACGGTTTTATTTCTCCTTTTTTGTTCTTAGGATTGAACTATATTTACGGGGTTTTTAATTCTCGTAGGGTTTTTTTACTGAAGGGGATTATTGTTTTTGTTCCCATCTTTTGTTTGTTTTGGTTTTTTGGGGTAATTTTAAATACAGGGTTTCCTTCTTTTATATCCTTTTTTTCTGAGATTTTAATTACAATAGGTTTAAGATTTTTAAGAATAGTTGACTGATTTTTTATTTTAGCATTCTTTTTCTTTTGTGGGGTATACAATATTTATTTATATGTGCTTCCTTCACATGGGGAGAGTTTTTTTGTTGATTCTTTTAATTTTAGGTTTGAATTTTTGTTTTTAAGATTTATTCATTTTTTCTTTGTTTTAGTTTTTCCTGTAATGTGTTTTTGATTGATTAGTTTAATAAAAATATTAGTTTGTGGAACTAAAGATAAGTATTAGTCATATTAGTTTTTTATTTTTTTTGAGGGTTTTTCTTTTGTGGTGTTTTTTTTTCTTTTATGGGGGGGTTTTTATTTTTTTTTAATTCTGTAATTTTAAATTTTTTAATCCCTACAGTGGTAATAACAGATATATATCTTTCCTTTTGTTTTGATTATATCAGGAGATTTTTTTTTTCTTGTGTTTCTTTTATTAGAGCTATGGTATTCTTGTATAGTAATTATTATATAAACATTGACAATAAAAACATTACTTCTGATCAGATTCGTTTTTTAATTATCTTATTTTTTTTTGTTTCTTCTATGTTTTTTTTGGTGTTTTCTTTTAGTTGGTTTTTAGTTATACTTGGTTGAGATGGTTTAGGAGTTGTTTCGTTTTTACTGGTGATTTTTTATAATGATAGGAAAAGAATAGATTCAGGTATAATTACTTTTTTAACTAATCGTGTAGGTGATTGTTTTTTTTTACTGAGTTTTATTTTTATGTTCTGCTGTGGGTATTACTCTTTTGAGTATCTTAGTAATACAAGTTTTATTTTTTTCTTTTTTATAGTTGTGGTGGGAACTATTACTAAAAGAGCTCAGATTCCTTTTTCTTCTTGACTTCCTGCTGCTATGGCAGCTCCGACTCCTGTATCGTCTTTGGTTCATTCTTCTACTTTAGTAACTGCTGGTGTGTTTTTATTAATTCGATTTAATTATTTACTAGAAATGGTGGGTACTATTTTAATAGTTGTTTCTCTTATGACAATAATGTTTGCTGGTATTTTTGCTCTTTATGAATTAGATTTTAAAAAAGTTGTGGCTATGTCGACTCTTAGTCAACTAGGGTTTATAGTTTTTTCCATTTCTTTGGGGGGTTGGTTGTTGGGTTTTCTTCATATAATGTTTCATGCTTTTTTTAAAAGATCTTTATTCTTATCTACAGGTTCTCTTATACATTTTTTAATAGGTAATCAAGATTCTCGGGATTTTAGGGGGTTTTTTATGTCTTTTTTTTCTAAGCTTTTTTTTTCTTCTAGGTGTTTAAGTTTGATAGGATTTCCCTTTTCTTTGGGGTTTTATTCTAAAGATTTTATTTTGGGAGGGTTACTTTTTTCTAATAGATCTATTACTTCTTATATTTTTGTTTTATCTTGTTGTTTTACTGTTGCTTATAGGATTCGGCTTATAATGATAAGGTTTTCTAAGTATTCTTGTTTTTACCCTATCGTAGAGTTTGGGGAAATAAAAAACTTCTATTTACCTGTTCTATTTCTTTTTTTTATTAGAGTACTGGTAGGAGATTTTTTTTTATTTTACTTTATCCCATTAAATTTTGTTTTTTCTTTCGTTGAGCTTTTTGTGGGGATTTTAGTAATAATATGTGGTTTGGTAATGTATTTAACTCTTTCAAAAATTTATTTTTTGAATTTTGTTTTTTCTTCTATAATATTTATGCCCTTGTTAAATTCTATTTTGGGGTTGCTCTCTATAAGAAAGGTGCCCTGTGATAATGATTTAACTTGAAATGAAATTTTTATAGCTAAGGGTGTAAAAGAGTTTTTTTATGTTTCAAAAACTATTGTAAAATCTTTTTATCTTTCGAGTTTTGTTTTTTTTGGTGTTTTTTTTTATATAATAGTTATGTTTGTTTATGCTTTTAGCTTAATAGGTATTAGCTTTGAAGGAGCTAAAGTTTTATGAGCATTAAAAAGAAATAATGGTACGATGGGGGTGTATTTGTTGATTAATTTGAGATTTTTATAAAGTTTAAGAATTTATACTATTAATAATTTATAATATATTAATTATATATATATATATATATATATATATATATATATATATATATATATATATATACATATATTATTATATATATATTATAAAAATAATTATTATATTATATATATAATATATAATATAATAATATCTTATTAAATAATTATTATATATATATATATATATATATATATATATATATATAAATATAATAAAATAGTTAAATAATAAAAACTAATAGTTATAAACATATAAAGACTATAAAAAACCAATTTATAAAATAAATTGGGTCTTTATATGAATATAAATAAATAGTTAAATAAGTTGGTGTTTTAGAAAAGATGTTCTCTTTGAGATGGAAAGGATTAGAAGTCCTTTAGTGTCATCTTTTAATAAGATTTTACTTTTAAGTTCAAAGCTTAATGTGCTTTACACTTTACCTTATTTATATTAGGCTTTTTAATTTTTACCCTATCAAGGTAAATCCTTTTTGGTTGAGCCTAATATTGTTATTAGTAGTGCTATAGTAGATATAATCCAAATTACCCTTGAAATTCAAGGGTGGGTTTGTATGTTAATCACTTGTGTTTTTTGTGGTGAATTTATTATTAACGAGTGAGTGCACCATAGGTAGTGGTATATAAAATAACACATTATTATCATTATTACTAATAATAATTCTTTAGGGATGTTTGATTGGATTAGAATTATTATGATTAAAAATTTTCCTATGAATATTATAGAAGGTGGGATTCCTCCTAAATTAAAAATTACTATTACTGATTCATGTATTTTTTTTTTTAGATTAAATTTTTTTATTTTTATGTCTTTTATGAAATTTATTGTGATAAGAAGGGTTACTGAATATAATAAAAAATAAATAGAAAACCTTATGTATGATATAATTGTTCTAATTATAAGTCAACTGTTGTTGTTTAAAGATGATAAAATTAAGATAGACTTTATGGAAGAGTTTTTTTTTATTTTATAGATGGGGATTGTTATAGATGCTAATGCTATTGTAATGATGACTAATTTAATGTTAAAGTAGGGAAGAATAAAAAATGGTAGGATTTTTTGTCATGTTATGGCTATTTTTATCCTGTTTATCTTTATTTTTAGTTTTTCTATAGCTTTTAAGTATCACAAATGGAATGGGAATCTTCCTGATTTTATTATTAAACATAATACGCATAGGGTTCTAGTGGTTATTCTTTTTTCTATAGATGTGCAGGAAATTAGTAAAATAATAGAGGATGAGATTTGGGCGACAAGGTATAATAAAACTGGTTGGTTTATCTGTGTTTGTTTTTTTAATTCTTTTGCTATTATTCCACATAATGTGAGAGAATTTATTTCTAAGAAAATTCATAAGATTACCCATGATGAGGAAGATATTGCAATTAAGGAAGAAATTAAAACTAATCTTACTATGTCCCTTTAATCTTTAACATTGAAAAAGTTATGTTCATTTAAACTAAAGGGAATAATGCTAAATAGTGATAATTAAAAAAAAATATAAAACGGTTAGGATTATTCCTATATCGGTATATGGGTATTCTACAGGGTTTGCTCCAATTCATGTTAGTAATATAACTACGTTAATAAATAGTCAGAAGTTAATCTTTTTTATGGGGTTGAATTTCTTATTTATTTTTTTTTTTCTTAGTGAAATTAATATTAAGGCTAATATTGAGCTTCCTATGGCTAACACTCCCCCTAGTTTAGATGGAATGGCTCGTAGGATCGCGTAAGCGAATAAGAAGTACCACTCTGGTTGAATGTGTGTTGGTGTAGATGTTGGTCTGGCTGGCGAGAAGTTTTCTACGTCCCCTAATATGTTTGGATTTAAAGAAATTGTTAATATTATTAGTAGTATTACTAGTATTAAAGGGGTTGTGTCTTTTACTATAAAATAAGGTAAAAATTTTATTTTATCTATATCAGGGTTTACCCCCACTGGGTTGGAAGATCCTGTTTTGTGTAGTAAGATAAGATGGGTTACTACTAATGCAGTGATTACTAGGGGTAAAATAAAGTGTAATGAAAAGAATCGATTTAATGTTGGTTGTGAGACTGAGAAGTTTCCCCATACCCATGTGGTTATATGTAACCCAAGGTAGGGGATTGCTGAAATTATTCTTGTAATTACGGTTGCCCCCCAAAAAGATATTTGCCCTCAAGGTAGAACATAGCCTATAAATGCTGTTATCATAGAAATTAATAAGATAATTACCCCTGATCCCCACACTATGGGGATTTTTGATGGAGAGTTAAAATAGATACCTCGAGCGATGTGGGTGTATATTAACATGAAAAATAAAGAGGCTCCATTTATATGTATATATCGTATAACCCATCCTTTATCAACATCCCGCAGGATGTGTATTACAGACTCGAAGGCTATAGTTGTTTCTCTTACAAAGTTTATTGATAATACTAGTCCTGTGGAGATTTGAATTAGTAGTGTTATTCCTAAAAGGAATCCTATGTTTCACAGGTAGGAGATAGATGAGGGAGTGGGTAGTTTGGCTAGAGAGTTTGTTATTATTTCTGTGATTGGATCTTTTTTAAGAATATTTATTTTTTTCATTTATTGTAATATTTCCT of the Dermatophagoides farinae mitochondrion, complete genome genome contains:
- the ND2 gene encoding NADH dehydrogenase subunit 2 (TAA stop codon is completed by the addition of 3' A residues to the mRNA) translates to MVSLVLISSLIAMSSSSWVILWIFLEMNSLTLCGMMAKELKKQTQMNQPVLLYLVAQISSSIILLISCTSMEKSMTTSTLCVLCLMMKSGSFPFHLWYLKAMEKLKMKMNSMKMAMTWQKILPFFILPYFNIKLVIITMALASMTIPIYKMKKNSSMKSILILSSLNNNSWLMISTIMSYMSFSIYFLLYSVTLLITMNFMKDMKMKKFNLKKKMHESVMVIFNLGGIPPSMMFMGKFLIMMILIQSNIPKELLLVMMMMMCYFMYHYLWCTHSLMMNSPQKTQVINMQTHPWISSVIWIMSTMALLMTM
- the CYTB gene encoding cytochrome b; the encoded protein is MKKMNILKKDPITEMMTNSLAKLPTPSSISYLWNMGFLLGMTLLIQISTGLVLSMNFVSETTMAFESVMHILRDVDKGWVMRYMHMNGASLFFMLMYTHIARGIYFNSPSKIPMVWGSGVIILLISMMTAFMGYVLPWGQMSFWGATVITSMISAIPYLGLHMTTWVWGNFSVSQPTLNRFFSLHFILPLVITALVVTHLILLHKTGSSNPVGVNPDMDKMKFLPYFMVKDTTPLMLVMLLMMLTISLNPNMLGDVENFSPASPTSTPTHIQPEWYFLFAYAILRAIPSKLGGVLAMGSSMLALMLISLSKKKMNKKFNPMKKINFWLFINVVMLLTWIGANPVEYPYTDMGMILTVLYFFLIITI